TTCGGACATCCAAGGTCTTGTCGATGGTGTACTTGGCTGTCTTGTTCCTTCGGTCTTGCCGGTCTCGGTAACGTGGTTGTACAATAGCGTCATCGAACTTGTCGAACCCGAACTCTTCGggggcgtcgtggtacttggcgaatccggaTACGGTCTTAGAGCCACGGTCTTAGCATCAACAGAAAGCGGAGACGCACGAAGGGCGAAGTAGTACGCTGCTGCTGCACGCCAGGCCAGCAGGAGGAGGCGCTCGGGAGCCCGACACGCCTAGACCGATGCTGCTACAACCTCGGGCTGCTGGAGCACTTCGGAGCTGCTTCTCGCAGATCCCAAGGATGACGAGCAGGTGCAGGCAGAGGAGGACGGTGCTGGCGACGCTGGCCTTGACGGCGCCATGGGTTCCCTGGACGGCATCCGGCAAGGCTGGAAGATGGCATCCGCGGGGGTTTCAGAGAGGCGAGGTGGAAGGAGGATCCCGAGCGGCGGCGAGGATGCAGCAGTGACGCGACGATGTGCAAGAGTGAGCtcagtggggcctgggcgccgACAAGGAGAAAGCGGCGGGGCAGGGACGCGCGGCGGCGAGGCAAGTCAATGAGGAGGAGCCTGCGAGGGACCCTGTCACGGAGGCAGTGGAGGTGAACAGGGACGCGGGCGCCACGGGAGGAGCCGGGAAGAGCAGCTGCAGCAGGACCATGGGGTTCGGCGCAAGGaagagcgagaggagggagaggggatcggGCAAAGGGAGACACAAGGCGGCGCAGGAGGGAGAGATGGGATTGAGCACGCCTCCTGGCTCGATGCGTGCGTATGAGGTAGCGGCGCActggagagaacgagggagaggggagatggggatcgagctaGGGTTACGGGGGGAGCTTTACTGGGCCTTAGGGAAGCCGGCCCAGGGAGAGGAAAGGCTGCGCCTAGGGAGGTTTGGGCCGGAAGTGGATGGGCCCTAGAGAGGCCTGGGTCTCTCTTCTCCCTTAAGTCTTTAAAAAAACCTTCTAGAAATCAGAAAAccgcaaagaaagaaaggaaaggaaagaaaggaTTAGAGGAAGGATTTGGGCATGCTGAATATTtttccggactcacaaaaatatgctcgttccgagaaaatagaaaaggccatgatagaaagatttaaattcaaactcatttgatttaaattcaaatgatttgaatgggAAGTGGGTGATaggaggtccaaaaatgttcggatacttggtggagctccggaaaatagaGAAAAGATATATAGCAAAGATAGAGGCCAAGAGTTATGATAACTACAACATTGGGATTTttacaagtgtgttatggtgaatttcaaattaaagaaatattttaatatagctccctactaccgggaggatatgttataaagagaagtcacccttccctcgatttaaatggatcgaagatccacacaaattatttagttgagatgcaaaagatttatgacatgatgcaatgcacatgatgcaaagatgaatgcaacaaaccaacaactcacacgacgaaaacccggaaaccctggaaggcatctgaagctccggcctTGGGGCGTCACAAGTGTAGGCATTCATAAGCACAAATAATATTGTCCGTTATCAATCTTCCCGGCACAAAAGCGGACTGTTCCTTTGATATTATATCTGGCAACACCTGTTTTAATTTGTTCGCAATCACCTTCGAAGCGATCTTATATAAAACATTGCACAGGCTGATCGGTCTAAACTGGGACATGTGAGTCTGATTGGTTACCTTTGGTATTAGGACAAGGATCGTGCCATTGATTCTTTTGGGGCTTTCTTCCCCCTCGGACAATTCTAAGCACTATGTTAGTGACATCCTCCCAACACACGTCCCAATGTTTCTAATAAAACAGGGCTGGAAAACCATCAGGCCCCGGAGCCTTCGTAGGGTACATCTGAAAAAGGGCCGTTTTTACCTCCTCCTATGTATATGGGGCACATAGGTCCCTATTCATGGCCGTTGTAACTTTGCACGGTACATGTTGAAGCACGTCTGCTATACCCTGCACTCCCTCTGATGCATAAAGTTCTTGGTAGAAATTGTTTGCCATGGCTTTTAACTAAGCTTTGTCCTCTACCATTACACCCAAAGTGTTCTGCAGCGCCCGGATCATATTTTTCTTCCTCCTCATGCTTGCTCGGAGGTGGAAGAATTTCGTGTTTTTGTCACCTGATGAGAGCCACTCAATTCTCGCCCGTTGTCTCCACATTATCTCTTCGCGGTGGTATAGTTCCACCAGTCTTTCATTGATCTTTAGTTCCACATGGCTTGGTGCTGCACGCAGTAGGTCGCCTTTCAGCTCATCCACCTTCTTCTTCAGTTCCTTTATCTCCCATCGCACGCTACCAAATGATTGTTTATTCCATCTGGTTAAACCCCTGGACACTCTCGACAGTTTATCTTGCAGCTGATGTACCATAGCGCATGGTCCCATCGCTGCCCATTCTATTTCAATTGTCCCCCTGAACTCCTCATGCTTTTCCCACATTGCCTCGTAACGGAAGGATCGGTTTTGCACTGTCTCATGTGCTCGGCCGAAATCCAGTGGTATGGGCCCATGATCCGAGGTTGCAGCCGAGAGATGCTCTACTGTCGCCATTGGGTAGCGCGCCATCCAATCAGTGTTAACCAGGGCACGGTCTAGCCTACATCTGGTGTAAGTGCCTCCCGCCACTCTTTTTTCAAACGTCCAAAACGGCCCTTGAAGCCGATGTCTAGCAACATGCAAACATCTGTGGCTTCTCGAAATGCTTGCATCTGGGCATTGCTACGTCTTCCGGTGCCCTCGTGTTCGTCTGGACGTAACACTCCATTGAAATCCCCCATGCACACCCACGGGAGATTGCTCAAAGTGCTAATATTCTTCAGAACACTCCAAGTTTGATGCCTCAAGTTGGTTTGAGCCTCTCCGTATACAACTGTCAATCTCCACTTGTCGTGACCCTGTTCCTATACAGACACATCAAGATGGTAACAAGAGTAACCCAAAATCTCCACATTTATTTCATTATTCCAGAAAATCCCTAGTCCACCACTTCTACCTCGGCTATCCACCACATAAGAACTATCATATCCCAAAGTACCAGCTAAAGCTTCTACCCTAGAACCTTCTATTTGCGTTTCAACAATACACAAAAGGGTAGGGGCAAATTTCCTCGCGAATTCGCGAAGTTCTTGGACTGTCGCAGGGTTGCCCACACCGCGACAGTTCCAACACAAAGTACTCATTGGGATGGGCGGCGCTCCTTGAAGGAGCCCGCCAAATTCTTAACAACAGTACTTGGGATGTCCTTTGCTTCATCTTCTAGCCTTGTCCTCTTCGGATCCCTATGCAGCGTTGGGCTGACCATGTTATTTCCCATAACCACAAGAGCCAATTTAGTAGCATTTGGGCGCGTGTTGGATTGCAAGCCAGCACCTCCCCGATTCTGTCTAGGAGGTGTTCTGTCAACGCGCTTTCTACTCGCCTCATCCGTTGCCATATCATCTGTGACCTCCAGCTCGTCCTCCTAGTTTCCTGCCCCAAGATCCTCCTTCCCAACAGTACGTTTTCCTCCTGATCTACCTCCTCGGCGACCCCGATTGCCTCCTGGACCACGCCCAGGCCGCATAGTCCAGCTAGCCCGTAGGTCCTTGAAAACCAGAGACGATGGAGGGTGGACTCCATCACCATGTTCCTTGAAAACATGTCCTAGATGCCCACAAATTGCACACCAATCTGGCAAACGCTCATATTTCACCCGGTAGATTTGTCTCTTCTAATTCCTGACCAGAGACACTGCATTTTTAGGGGCTTGTGGACATTGACTCAGAcccaaacacgataaaaatttcCAGCGAAGTCAAACGAAGCCGCTTCTGAGAATAAGACTTCCCCTACTTTTGCAGCCAAGGACGGAACCAGATGTGCAAACAGGCTTGGTACATCATGGATCTGGATCCATATATCTATTATGTCAAGCTTCACCTTAGATGGCTGAGTCTCCCCGTCATAGGGGGATATGATGACCGCATGACCTCTGAAATTTCATGGTCCCTCCAGCGTGACTCTCTCCCAATCGGCAAGGCAGTGGAATTGCATAGTGTACATATTTGATTCAAGGGGCTTGAAGTTCACCGTCTGTGCGAGATCCCAGACCGATCTCATGTTCCTGAAGAACCATCCCTGACTATAGGGTTTATCGATGTGCACACGTGCCACCGCCATCCATCTAGCAACATGTTGGGGGACAACATCTTCATCCACCACTACATCATCCATGTCGTCCTCCTGGAGACCCAACTCCGCCATGAGTTGCTCGATCTCTGTCGCGGAAGTGGAGCCGCCGGCAGACGCCGACCCTCCTGTACCTTCCGCAGCCATGACTGAAATCCTTACCCGATCTGAAGACACCGGGTAATGTTGAAGCCGAAAACCCTAGCCACCCGCCTGGACGAGAAGGGACAACAGACCCGGCCGGGGCGGTGATGCCAGTCGCCTAAATCAGCCGAGTCGATCCCCTGCCCAGATCGTGGGGAGGGAAGAAGAAAATTTTCTCAATGACGGCTGGGAGCGCCGCCGAGAGGAAAAACCCTAACTTCGTACGAGGAGAAGGAAAAACTCGGCGCAAACACGAGTGATCGCTGTTGGTCTACACGAGTTAGCGTGCGACATTGGAGGTCCTGGCTAGCGAGGCTAGCGTGCGACGTATCAAAATttattagtaccacctcgcgtatatgttttaaatttaaactgaaagcgtaaattctcaggaagaagtgtattgtgacggtgaacccacggagtcaatccgtgctttatcccTGTGCTGCAAATCTTCATCGTCCGGTAGTAATGCCCCAACGGTCCAGATCACATTCCAactatagctggccaaacgggccggcccggcccggcacggcacggcccatcCTAATCGTGCCTGGCACGGCTCGGCCCGTGAAGGCACGATTATtatacgggccgtgccgtgccggcccgcgtgctgcAGCCTGCAGCTCAGGCACGGCCCGTATGCTAATCGGGCCGGCCCATCGGCACGCTAGGCCCGCTAATATGCCTCCTATTTTGCGCACTGGGCGTTTTTAGCCTATTTTTACATGTTGGGCCACATTAGgatacataaaaaaataaaaaaagataaccAGGCCGTGCCGTGTCGGCCCGCGTGCTCGGCCttcaggcccaggcacggcccttggcgtgccgcgtgccgggcctggcccgtttagcacgtgccgtgccgtgccggcccagcTATCTCGGCCCGTTTGGCCACCTATAATCCCAACACACTGCCACTCTTGCGTAAACATCCCTCCAATACTCTATCACACACGAGGCACCTAACAAGCCAGGCCCGGATCACGCAGACACACTTCCACCGAATGGCAATAAGTTGGTAACACGAGGGTGGAAACGCACAACCGCCGCGACCTCGGACCCTGTCGATGGTGTTTATGCGATTCCGCCCCCAGCTTATCGTCTCCTCCCTCTCCCGAGCCCCTAAACCCAGCAGAACCCTAGCCCCacagcccctcgccgccgccgcgcgccgccgctccCTCACCGcgaccctttccttcttctcctcctcctccatggccgGGGCAGCACCCTCGGAAGAAGCGCTCCGCCGGGCGCTGGCGGAGAGGCAGGCGGCAGTGGACGCGCAGGCTGAGGCCGTGCGGTCACTCAAGGCCTCCGGCGCCAAGGTGGGCGTCGACGCGGCGGTCGAGGCGCTGAAGGCTCTAAAGATCGAGGCTGGCGCGGCCGCGCGCAGGCTGCAGGCCGCCGTCGGGTCCGGCGGAGGCGCGGCGCGGGAGGAGATGCGGCAGGCAGTGGGGAACACCCTCGAGCGGAAGCTCTTCTACATACCATCTTTCAAGATCTACCGCGGCGTCGCCGGCCTGTACGACTACGGCCCGCCCGGGTGTGCGGTCAAGTCCAACGTCCTGGCCTTCTGGAGGCAGGTGAGTGAGGCCGCCAGCCCATCTCGAAATGtcgtggtttatttttcatgcttgtATCGTAGTCGATGTTGCCTAGCTGCTGCGATTTGATGTAGGGGTACTGGGGTAGCGATGATTTACCACTTGCACTGTGGTTTATGTGGAAATTGCATATGGAATCTTGATATTAAGCAAAGAAGACAGTTACCCATGTTTTAGTAAAGAATCTAGATATGGAATATTTCAAGTGCACACCTCTAAAGTCAATTAAACAAACTGTTTTTAGTTTTTACATATCACTTGCATTTTCTGCTGCTGTAGTACTCGGATTACAATATGGCAATTTACTTATGACGAAGATTCCTGGTGTCAGTTCATTAGTACTAGTTGGCAAATATGGATTTTGTCGGGTCATTTCTATGCCTGATATTGGTGGATCAGTGTTCGATTTGCTTGTTTGTATTGGCATGgttctgtttttttttctgaattagTTTCTGTGCTTGATGTTGGTTGGATTTAGATGCTCCAATCCATATTGGGGTACTGGGGTACTGGGGTAGCGATGATTTACTACTTGATGTTGCCTAGCTGCTGCAATTTGATGTAGGGGTACTGGGGTAGGGATGATTTACTACTTGCACTGTGTTTTATGTGGAACTTGCATATGGAATCTAGATATGGAAACTTACAAGTGCACACCTCTAAAGGCAATTAAACAAGCTTTTTTTAGTTTTTACATATCACTTGCATTTTCTGCCACTGCAGTACTCGAATTACATATGGCAATTTATTTATGACGAAGATTCCTGATGTCAGTTCATTAGTACTAGTTGGCAAATATGGATTTTGTCAGTTCATTTCTATGCCTGATATTGGTGGAGATCAGGGTTCGATTTGCTAGCTTGTATTGGTACGGTTCTGTTTCTTTCTGAATTATTTTCTGTGCTTGATGTTGGTTGGGTTTAgatagtaatatattttatggcgcTGTATTTTATGACATCATCTCGTGCAATTTGTTCTGGGAAGATGCTAATTTCTCCATTCCTTTTCCAGCATTTTGTTTTGGAGGAGAATATGTTGGAGGTTGACTGCCCCTGTGTGACACCTGAGGTTGTCTTGAAGGCATCAGGGCACGTCGATAAGTTCACCGACCTCATGGTTAAGGATGAGAAGACAGGCACATGCTATCGTGCTGATCACCTGTTGAAAGATTTCTGCAAGGACAAGCTTGAGAAGGATCTCACCTTGTCCCCTGAGACGGCTGCCGAGTTTAAGCGCGTCCTTGCTGTGTTAGATGACCTCTCACGAGAGGAACTCGGTGCAAAGATCAAGGAATATGGCATTGTTGCCCCTGATACAAAGAACCCACTCTCTGCTCCCTACCCATTCAATCTTATGTTCCAGACATCAATTGGCCCAACAGGTCTTAGCGTGGGGTAAGAAGATTACCAGTCACCACATTAATCATGTTTTTTGTGTTGAATTGACCAAACATGCTCATTTTTTGTGTGAACAAACAGGTATATGAGGCCAGAGACTGCACAGGGTATTTTTGTCAACTTCAAGGACTTGTACTACTACAATGGCCAAAAGCTTCCCTTTGCAGCAGCTCAAATTGGTCAAGCATTCCGTAACGAGGTCTGTGTTGTGTCACACCATGCTTTTAGCTTTCATTGGATTGTCAGTAACTGCCATTTCACTTGTTAATTCTTTGCATGTTTGCAATGGTATTATACTTCACTAACAGATTATTCTTCATATGATGATTCAGCACATAGTGTTTGCTTCATGAATTTAATCAAATGTTCAATCTCGACTTCTTTTTTTCATGGAATTTATGATTCTGTTGACTTAGACTACTATTTTTTTTATTAAAAATATTTATGCAACATGATTTTTAATGAATGATGGGCGTTCTTCATGTGGCAACAATACTGCTAAACCTAGACTTTTTTATATAGAGAATGTGTGGTGCTGTTGTTTAAACTACTCTACTTCTGTTTTTGTTAAAAATGTTTTGCAACATGATTTTTGAATGAATGGTTGTTGATCTTCATGCTGTGAAAAGAAGATGAACGGTAAATCTAGACTTTTTATACACAGAGTGTATTATGCTGTTGTTAAACTACCCACTTCCGCAACATGATTTTGAATGAATGATAGGTGATATACCTGTTTAAAATAAGATGCAACGTTCTCCATTTACATCACACTTCATATGATTGTTTTGAATACCTGCATGAACAATGTGATTTAAAATATGTGCTGTTATTTCATTATTCCATTTATATAAAACCTTCATTGCGTTCAGACTTGAATGCTTGGGAGAAATTTAGACCTGCTAACATACATGGCTAAACATACATTTGTCATGCACTATAATGTTATAAACATTTGAAGAGTGGAAAATTCGCTTGCAGTAGTAAGATATATATTCTTTGCATCCACTCACTACTTTCTACTTATTTGACAATCAGATCTCTCCACGTCAAGGTCTTCTACGAGTGCGTGAATTCACATTGGCCGAGATTGAGCACTTCGTAGATCCTGAGGATAAGTCACATCCCAAGTTTGTTGATGTTGCTGATTTGGAGTTCTTGATGTTTCCGAGAGAGCTGCAGCTCTCAGGGGAGCCGGCCAAGTTAACGAAGCTTGCAGAAGCAGTTTCGAAGGTTTGAACTTGATGTCTATCTTATCTTTTGTTGAGTTACTTGTTTTTCTTCTTCCGTTTGGATTAGAGGCAGTTGAGTTAGTCACTTTTCATCTTCTTCCACTTTGGATTAGAGGTGGTTCGCTTCTATTTCTAGAACTTATAATATGTTTCTTCCTTACAGGGAACTGTTAATAATGAGACACTTGGTTACTTTATTGGAAGGGTCTATCTTTTCCTGACACGTTTGGGAATTGATAAGAGCCGATTGCGCTTCAGACAGCATCTACCTAATGAGATGGCTCATTATGCTGCTGACTGCTGGGATGCAGAGATTGAGTGTTCTTATGGATGGACAGAGTGTGTGGGCATTGCAGATAGATCTGCATATGATTTAAAAGCTCATTCTGTAAGCTATATctcatcccatgaatacttttgcagttactgattttagtcctttGGACATGTTGCAATTGAAATGGAAGTCGCTCCTTTCATTCATTAATATATTTAGTCTCGACTGTGTTCTTGAGTGTGCAACTAATGTTGATAATGCTTTCCTGATTGGTGTGTCCTAGGAGAAAAGTGGCGTTCCACTTGTTGCTCATGAAAAGTTTTCAGAGCCTAGAGAAGTTGAGGTGAGTTATCTATCAGATTTGATTCTTCAGTATTTTTGGAGTCACTAATAATGTACCACTATTGAATAATGTGTGCTACTAGTTATGTTTTATTTTTGCTCCTGAAGGAGTATATTACAAGTTCCATCATCAAGAAGCATTCTTTCATGACATTATTACAGTCTTTGTCCTttaatgcacaatcaattaggtcTACCATTAATATATCTGAATTTCCTTGCTGCTACAGAAACTTGTTATCGTGCCCTCAAAGAAAGACCTAGGGCTTGCTTTCAAGGGCAATCAGAAGATGGTGGTTGAAGCATTGGAGGTAACACATCTTGTGCTCTGTCTACAATTTCTTAGGCAAGTTTTATCATGTCTACCAAAGTAGAAACTTTTGTCATTGACTTTATTCTTGGACAAACAGGCTATGAGTGAGAAGGAAGCAATGGACATGAAGGCTGCACTGGAATCTAATGGGGAGACGAACTTCCAAGTTTGCACACTTGGAAAGGAAGTGGTGATTACAAAGAAAATGGTATCGATCAGTATGGAGAAGAAGCTGGAGCACCAGCGAGTCTTCACCCCTTCAGTTGTTGAGCCCTCATTTGGCATAGGGAGGATAATCTATTGTCTGTTTGAGCATTCCTTCTACACAAGACCTAGCAAATCAGAAGAGGAGCAGCTGAATGTCTTCCGGTTCCCTCCTATCGTGGCTCCTATCAAGTGCACTGTGTTCCCGCTGGTAAAGAATCAAGAGTTTGATGATGCCGCCAAAGTGCTTGATAAAGAATTAACAGCTGCAGGCATCTCACACATTATTGACACGACTGGTACGTGATATACCATATTGAGCAGGAAAATAGTTTCTCGACCATTACCTTTATTAGCTTcttataaataaaaaaataaagaaactTAAACAGCATTGTTTGTCATACCGCGAAGTATATCGTGGAATTTCATGATGGAAGCTGATGTGGCTGAATAGCTATATACACTGGGACATGTACAAATCACCATTGGACATAGCACCAAGGCTTACTAACTGCACATGCTCATATTGTTATTTGCTTCTGAAGGCATTTCTATCGGGAGGAGGTACGCAAGAACGGACGAGATCGGTGTTTCTTTTGCAGTAACTGTCGATTCTGCAACAGAGGTGACGATCCGAGAGAGGGACAGCAAACAGCAGGTGAGGGTGGGCATCGACGAGGTGGCATCGGTGGTGAAGGAGCTGACAGAAGGCCAAAGCACCTGGACCGATATTTCATTCAAGTATCCCAGCCATATCGGTCCCCAAGGTGACCAGGAGTAAGTTGTCTGGCTACAGTTTGCACCGTCCTCGTCCAGATCACCAAAACGTCAATTCATCTTCCAGTTGCCCGGTTGATACCGTACTGCTGTTGATGCGAGTTCTGCATGCATACATGCTGCAGACACCCGTACTTATTTCACCCATTGTCATTATCTTACCTATACATTTTGAGAATGTTTTACCATACACACACAATGGAATTGACATCATCTACCATACATTTTGAGTCTTAAGGAGTACGTCAAGTTGTAATGAAGCTATTGAATTTTCAATCTTTCACCTACTTGTGGCATCTCTTGTGGACAGTCGAAGATTTTTCTCGCCGCCCATGTGTTGGAAGTCTTGTAAGGTGGCTCCGGGTCTCCCACGCATTCTCCTCCACTACCTTTGACGCCTGTTTAACACGGCCTGGTACACGGACATCGCCATTGTCTCCTGAGCGGTTTAGGTGAAGATGGACCCTGCGGCCCAGCCACTGCTCGCCACGGCGGAGCACGACCACGAGGCTGACGGGCGCATCGCCGTCGTGCCCGGGAACGGAAACAAACACGCCGAGGACGCAGAGGCGGAGGAGATGTCCACGTCCATGCAGAGCCGGTTGGAGGAGAGCAGCACAGCCTCGGctggcgccggcgacgaggcggacGAGGACGAAGAGATGGCATCGCGCATGCAGCAGCGTCTGGACGCGCTTCCGGGGAAGCCGCACGAGAGCGAGCCCTTCACCATCTTCCGGGTGGCGGGGCCCATGCGCGACCGCAACCGTCACCTCTACGAGCCGCAGATGGTCTCCGTCGGCCCCTTCCACCGGGGCGCCGCCCGCCTCCGCGCCATGGAGGAGCACAAGTGGCGCTACCTCCGCGACCTCCTCGCGCGGGGCCACGAGCCGCTCGCGTCCTACGCCCGCGCCGCGCGGGCCCTCGAACCCGCGGCGCGCCGCCGCTACGCTGAGCCCACCGAGGACCTCAGGCCGCGTGGCTTCGCCGAGATGCTCCTCCTCGACGGCTGCTTCATCATCGAGTTCTGGCGAGGACGGCGCCGCCGACGCGCTCATCGACGCCGCCTGGGCCATGCAGAATGTCTACAGCGACCTCTTCCTGCTCGAGAACCAGCTCCCCTTCTTCGTCCTCGAGCGCTTCTACGCCATCGCCACCGGCGGCCGAGGCCGCGACCACCTCGTCACCAGCCTCCTCGCCAAGTACCTCACCGTCGAGACACCGCAGGACGCCGCCACGGCGAAGCCCCCCGACGGCGAGATCCTCCACCTGCTGCAGCTCTACTACCACTGGTTCCTCCCACCACAAGATGAGGACGCCGCCGTCCCTCCCGCTGGCGGCAACAACAAGgtcaccgaggaggaggaggcgttcaACGAGTGGCTGGCCAAGCCCATGGACGAGCGCTTGCCGTGGCTGCTCCCCTCGGCGTCGGAGCTGGAGGACGCCGGCGTCACGTTCCGGGCCAAGAAGTCCCCCCGGAGCCTCGTCGACGTGACGTTCCGCGCCCGCGACGGCGTGCTCGAGATCCCGGCCGTGGAGAGCTACACGAACCGCGCCATATTCGCCAACCTCCTCGCGTACGAGCAGAGCCGGGGCCGGTGGGAGCTGCAGCGCCTGATGAGCTACGTGGTGCTCATGGCGTCGGTGGCATCGCACGGGCGGCGCGACGTGGACATCCTGCAGCGGGCCGGGGTGTTCGTCAAGGGGGACGAGGAGACGGCGGCGTTCTACGCGCACCTTGGCGAGCTCTGCggcggtgccgccgccggcacgcCGGGCGTCGCCAACAACTGCTACGCCGACATGTTCCGCGACGTGAGGGAGTACTGCGGCCGCAGCTGGAACAGGCACCGCGCCGTGCTCGCTCACGACTACTTCAGCAACCCGTGGACGagcatgtccgccgccgccgccgtgctcctGCTCGTCCTCACCGTCGTGCAGACCGTGTACACCGTGCTGCCGTATTACCACCCTTAATCATTGATCCATCATCCTGCATTCATGCATGCACCGAGTAGTCACAATCTTGGAGTACTCCCAGCGAAATAGTAACTGGTGAACGTTCGCCAGGGGGAAACTCCCAGCGAACGTCTTAGCTGCCACACGATCTTATTATGTAAACCTTTCAGCTTGAGCCGATTCTCCTGTCAATTTGCGTTGCTGTTCATATATATACGACATACGAGTGCTTCCTACTTTGAATCCTGCAGGACGCTGGATTTCAGTTGATTCTCTTTCCGTGTCACGATACAGCCAAACGTTTTAGGGCATGTTCGGA
This portion of the Triticum dicoccoides isolate Atlit2015 ecotype Zavitan chromosome 7A, WEW_v2.0, whole genome shotgun sequence genome encodes:
- the LOC119330230 gene encoding glycine--tRNA ligase, mitochondrial 1-like, which gives rise to MVFMRFRPQLIVSSLSRAPKPSRTLAPQPLAAAARRRSLTATLSFFSSSSMAGAAPSEEALRRALAERQAAVDAQAEAVRSLKASGAKVGVDAAVEALKALKIEAGAAARRLQAAVGSGGGAAREEMRQAVGNTLERKLFYIPSFKIYRGVAGLYDYGPPGCAVKSNVLAFWRQHFVLEENMLEVDCPCVTPEVVLKASGHVDKFTDLMVKDEKTGTCYRADHLLKDFCKDKLEKDLTLSPETAAEFKRVLAVLDDLSREELGAKIKEYGIVAPDTKNPLSAPYPFNLMFQTSIGPTGLSVGYMRPETAQGIFVNFKDLYYYNGQKLPFAAAQIGQAFRNEISPRQGLLRVREFTLAEIEHFVDPEDKSHPKFVDVADLEFLMFPRELQLSGEPAKLTKLAEAVSKGTVNNETLGYFIGRVYLFLTRLGIDKSRLRFRQHLPNEMAHYAADCWDAEIECSYGWTECVGIADRSAYDLKAHSEKSGVPLVAHEKFSEPREVEKLVIVPSKKDLGLAFKGNQKMVVEALEAMSEKEAMDMKAALESNGETNFQVCTLGKEVVITKKMVSISMEKKLEHQRVFTPSVVEPSFGIGRIIYCLFEHSFYTRPSKSEEEQLNVFRFPPIVAPIKCTVFPLVKNQEFDDAAKVLDKELTAAGISHIIDTTGISIGRRYARTDEIGVSFAVTVDSATEVTIRERDSKQQVRVGIDEVASVVKELTEGQSTWTDISFKYPSHIGPQGDQE